AGGAACATCATTTTCTATCATAAACCCTAAAATCAACGAATCTATTGTTGCAGCTAAGTTGTCAGCATTGGAAACAAACAAGTACTTGATTCCAGATAAAAGCATTGACTCTAAAATTCCCGATGAATACAAAACAGTATACACGTCTCCATGACCAGGAGGGCTCCAATTATATTGATCATTTGTATGACTTGCAGGCATTAGTGTATCAGTTTTTAATTTAGGATACTTGTTTTGTAAAATATCTAAACCTATACCCTCATTTTTGAACTCAGGGTAATTATCTCTAATATACTCTAAAGTGTCTTTTTGAGTACTAAAACTATTCATGAATATCAAGGGAATATTAATACCCGTGTCTTTCCTGAGAGACTCAATCTGAGTAATTATTAAATCAATATAGGTCTTTCCATCTTCGGTTACAGGCAAAAGCGACTTTGCTTTATGCAAGCCCATGCTCGTACCAAGCCCACCATTCAGTTTTAAAACAGCAACCTTGCCTAAATTTGCTTCTCCAAGTTTGTGAGTATTATCCTTTAGTTTAATATCCTCATATAGAAAAACTTTTTTTTCAGACACCTTCCTGATGTCATCATCTAGTTTCAATAAACCTCTGTACCCACTTGATATCTTAGTTAAAAGACTCAAAAAATAATTGATACTTGGTTGATTACAGCCAGCAAGTTCCATTTTTTTTCTTGATTCTTTGTGCGTTTTTGATAATTTTAAACTAGCAATCATATTATACTTATAACAAGAAAAGGAAACTACCTCAACCCTCACGAACCTCATCAGTCGGATATAAACTTACCTTTGTCAATAAACTCTTCATCGCATCACCTGAGATAAGACATCATGTGCCCATCTCTGGTCTGTTGTCTAAGCTTGTCTA
This DNA window, taken from Candidatus Margulisiibacteriota bacterium, encodes the following:
- a CDS encoding UTP--glucose-1-phosphate uridylyltransferase, producing the protein MIASLKLSKTHKESRKKMELAGCNQPSINYFLSLLTKISSGYRGLLKLDDDIRKVSEKKVFLYEDIKLKDNTHKLGEANLGKVAVLKLNGGLGTSMGLHKAKSLLPVTEDGKTYIDLIITQIESLRKDTGINIPLIFMNSFSTQKDTLEYIRDNYPEFKNEGIGLDILQNKYPKLKTDTLMPASHTNDQYNWSPPGHGDVYTVLYSSGILESMLLSGIKYLFVSNADNLAATIDSLILGFMIENDVPFVMETARRTESDKKGGHLAEDLKGNLVLRELANCSEDEVKNNFEDLELWTDFNTNNIWIKLEALKDILDKNNSIMPLDLIVNIKNNNSSSSATAEDIVKVYQLETAMGSAIRYFPSACAIRIDTNKRFFPTKKVSDLMLLLSDAVYYNDKGSLLLKNGREKPVIILSSQYSTVQDLYELCPEGVPSLKLCNRLEIVGSVSFGANVEIKGFIKIINHTKNLFNISQGSVITEDIFVDQD